Within the candidate division WOR-3 bacterium genome, the region TTATTGGTCCGTTCATAGGCATGGTCATGACCACAGAAAACAATATCAACACCATATTTTTCAAATATCGGACACCACTCCTGCTGAACCTTCCTGTCGCTCCCATGGCTACCTGAAGAATACGGGGGGCGGTGCAGATTAACAAAAATCCAGTGAATGGTGGTATCGTTTCTGAGATATTCTAATTTATTGTTGAGCCATTTCTTCTGATAGCCGGCTAAATCTATCTCGGTATTTAGACAAATAATCCCGGTATTACCGAAACGCACAAAGTAAAAATCCTCTATTCCGGGTAATAAGAATAACGAATCATACTGCCAGAATGGTTTCTCGTGATTCCCCACCACAGGAAGGAATAGCTTGCAGGTGATGATTTTACACTCAATATTAAAAAATTCTTCCCAGTCTTCTCTCCGATAGCCGGTGGTTACCATGTCTCCGGTGTGCAGGATGAAGTCAAAATCATAATTTGCTATCCGCTCAATCACAGCCTTATGGGTTATTGCATCGGTGCGGGTATCACCGATGACCACAAAGTAGAAAGAATCCGGTTGGATAGGAAAAGTTCTAAATTGGTAAACTTTTCCATCTGGCAAAACTTGATAAAAATATTTCGTATTGGGTTGCAAATTAGTCAATACAAGATGGTGGAAATGGGTTTTCTCTTTGCCGCGGATTGTGTCCCGCAATGATGAATCAATACCCAATGCTACAACGCCTGTTTTTAATTCTTTAGTGCAGTAATTAATAACGATTGAGTTTGCCGGCATAAATGTGGGTGTCAGATAGGGTGGTGTGTTAAATGGTATAAATTCCCGTTCATCAAGACTGATCACCTGGCTTGAAATAATTAGCGGAATAAACAAGTAAAAAATTATCTTCTTCATCAATGAACCTCAGCCCAATTTTTGCCCACCCCAATCTCCACGGTTATCGGTATGGAAAATTTGCCAATCCCGGTCATTGCCTCAATGATTATCTTCTGAGCCTCTTCAATCCGTTCTTCTTCAATTTCAAATAATAATTCATCGTGGATTGATAGTAATAAACCTACTTTAAAATTGCCTTCGGTCAATCTTCTTTCCACTTCAATCATCGCCATTTTGATCAGATCCGCAGCAGTGCCCTGGATGGGAGTATTAATTGCCAATCGTTTGGCTTGTTCTTTCAAGGTATAATTATCCGAATTGATCTCGGGGATCGGTCTTTTTCGGCCAAAGATTGTTTCGGCATATCCTTTTTCCTCAGCACTTTTTATTGCTGCCTCCCGCCATTCCTCTACCCCTGGATAAAGGGTATAATAACTTTGAATAAACTGGTTTGCCTCTTCTTTAGAAATACCA harbors:
- a CDS encoding metallophosphoesterase family protein; its protein translation is MKKIIFYLFIPLIISSQVISLDEREFIPFNTPPYLTPTFMPANSIVINYCTKELKTGVVALGIDSSLRDTIRGKEKTHFHHLVLTNLQPNTKYFYQVLPDGKVYQFRTFPIQPDSFYFVVIGDTRTDAITHKAVIERIANYDFDFILHTGDMVTTGYRREDWEEFFNIECKIITCKLFLPVVGNHEKPFWQYDSLFLLPGIEDFYFVRFGNTGIICLNTEIDLAGYQKKWLNNKLEYLRNDTTIHWIFVNLHRPPYSSGSHGSDRKVQQEWCPIFEKYGVDIVFCGHDHAYERTNKINGVIYIITAGGGAPLYNVGNSEWTAYSEKTHHFCLVKVKPHEIFLQAIKPNGTVFDSLRLKK